In Leucoraja erinacea ecotype New England chromosome 20, Leri_hhj_1, whole genome shotgun sequence, the DNA window gggtttttaaatgtgtatgtgtgggggggtgggggaaacttttaaatctctttcctgcatggagacccgaccttttacctgtcgggtctccgttgccgttggggcctagcgccgtggagcggcctccaaccggaacgacctggaggctcaagtcacgcaGCCTGTGGAGGAGCTGCGAACCTACCTTTGTGGAGCTAGCccgcttcggagcgtggagagctgctgcgacccgactccggtggatggtgacaccgggagcccgcgggtccccggtgggagactgctttgcggggcaccggcgacttctcccgctcgaattgcggggttgagagtgacctggagcggggccttacaacgcccggcacggctttaaattgccgcggacttgctagcgcccgcccggggctccaacatcaagacccggggcagggccttacatcgcccggcgtggctttgagtggccgcggacttgctagctcccgccggggcctttgacctcgacttcgggagaggaatggagagcaggggagtgataagactttgccttccatcacagtgaggaaactcactgtgatggatgtttgtgtgaattgtgttggtgtgtgtcttggttcttttcttgtatggctgcagaaaccaaatttcgtttgaacctcatgtgaggttcaaatgacaaataaaaggtattgtattgtatttatctcGCCTTACTTTTGGTAACTGAGATGGAGAAACACCTGCACTGACTTCTCTTCTCATCTTCCACTATTAGAGTTTACCAAAAATCTTCCTTGATCCTTGTCAGAATGCAATCAGTATGAATTgtaacacttcctcctcgataatcATCAACATAGGAGCATATTGAGCTGTGTACACAGAACCCTGCTCCAGTCTCTCTGTACTCATGACTGTAGTCAgccgcagtctgaagaaaggtcttgacccgaaacgtcacccattccttctccagagatgctgcctgacccgctgagttactccagcattttgcgtcaacctttgattttaaccagcatctgcagttctttcctacaccaccATTAAATTTGTTGATGGTACTACCATTGTTGGACAAATATTAAGTCCACCATACAGCGCCAGTGTCTtttaactaaaataaaatatGCCCATGAAAATCTCTGAACTTAGTTTTGTTGCCGTCCCATTTCCAATACTTTATTGGAATGCAATCCGAGGAATAAAAATTATTTACTTAAATGAAATAAACCAATGATTAATTTAATTACACATTGGCTGAAAATGAGAACAAATATTATTCAGGTTCTTTTGTTAAAGACATTTACAAACATCATAGCCAAGATAAATAGCCACTGATATCAATTAAGTGACTTAAAAGTCTATGTGCTATTCCATCTAAAAACAGGGGTCAATGTGAGGGCTCTAATGTGTTCATTCCATCTTATATTAGTTATGGATCTTGCGCCGAAAATGAAAACAAAGCAAGCAgtgcagaaagcgaatggcatgttggcctttataacaagaggaatcgaatataggagcaaagaggtccttctgcagttatacagagccctaatgagaccacacctggagtattgtgtgcagttttggtgccctaattggaggaaggtttacaaggttaattcccgggatggcgggactgtcatatgctgagagaatggagcagctgggcttgtacactctggagtttagaaggatgagaggtatctcattgaaacatataagattgttatgggcttggacacactagaggcaggaagcatgttcccgatgttgggggagtccagaaccaggggccacagtttaagaataaggagtaagccatttagaatggagacgaggaaacaccttttctcacagagtggtgagtctgtggaattattttcctcagagggcggtttaggcaggttctctggatactttcaagagagagctagatagggctcttaaaaatagcggagtcaggggatatggagagaaggcaggaacggggtactaaatggggatgatcagccatgatcacattgaatggcggtgctggctcgaagggccaaatggcctgctcctgcacctattgtctaaaacaatGTCACAGTTTTTAAGAGGAACAAGCTTGCCATGGACATGAATCCGCCTTGTCAAGCACTGTTAGCTCGCCTAAATTTCTGTTAAGATCTTATCATTAAGATTGATTCTAATTGCTGATGTGATTAGGGGATAAACACAATCTCATCAACCAAATCCAAAAATGACCCCGGGATATTGGCTCAAATTGTCCCTGGGATAATGACCCCGGGATATTATCTCAAATTAAACAAAAGGTAGGAAATCAATATGATAGAAAGAAAATTAATTTGCTAGACAATTAGATTTCCAAAAAAGACAAACCAAATAACATCTGTACATTtttcaaatatataaaatgaaCATTGAAAATAATTCTGCAGCTGGCACTAACAGAAAAAAAATGTCATATTACAAATTCTTCCTGTGCACTACTAAGAATGCATTCAATGTCAATGTAAGTAGTAAAGACTGTAATATTGTTGAAACATTTCTTCATACAGGTTGGGGCAGTGACTGCACTTCATCTAAGCATTCAGCATATGATTCCTTATACTCGTCATGAGATTTGATCAATATTGCACACGTTGGTCGTTTGGTTCCTGCAGCAGCTCCCAAATCctacacaaaaacacaaataTCATTTAAACAATAATCCAGTCACCTCTGGAAACATAACAGCACAGCACTGGCTACCTCATCTGATAATCAGAATACTTCAATAAAAGTTGCAATAAAAGTTCTTGATTTCCAACAATAATTTGCATTCCAGTTTTATTCAGCAGCTAAGCATGCAAGAAATAAGGTACACCTAAGCCAAGGTACACCTAATTCATGTTGAACAATCCTACTGAAAGTTGAAGGAACACCAAACAGCTTTatctaatattatttttttatttccaacttacaatattctatatttggtttaaaccagcatctgcagttccttcctatttatTATTTGATTTGTTGACTTCATCTAATCCGGCTGGGGCTGGTTTTTCAGTTATTACCCAGTCATTTGCAAGGATTTCTGTATGTTCTCTTGTTGAAAGTATCAATATGTTTGTATTATAGAAAAATATCTTACCATTTTGGAAGGGATGTAAGCATACGGAAGGCTGTTATCTTCACACAAAACTGGAAGGTGGCTATAAACATCAATTGGCATTGTATCACCAGCTAATACAACTATCCTGCAGGCAGAAAAATAGAGTATAAGCAGAATACCATTCAATAAAATGAGCAGAAAGAAAGTTTTCTCAAAATGACATTTTATTCCTTCTGCTGGATTTTTAACAGGTATGGGCATAAGTACTATGTTATGTACTGTATAAAACTCAAATAATATACCCAGTTACAATATGCATCTTATGAATTACCAGTGAACCAGTGAAAGAAATGTTGATTATTTTGCAAGCAAGACGTTGTTCCACTCggagaacggcacctcatattccatttgtgcAGCCGATAGACCAATGGAATGAACTCTTAGTTCACAATTTCAGATAGCTCGTTCACGTGTTCCTTTCCCAATCCCATCAGTCCATCCAGGGTTCTCTCCCCCTTTGATCACCGTTTCCATCACCCTCACACCGTTCTTTGTGTCTTCTCCTTTGGTTCATCTTTCCTATACCTTTCTCCATATGGTTTCATCTGCTTACCATCCCTCCCTTATTTATTCCCATCTGTCGCCTACCAGCTTCTTTCTCAACACTCCCATTCCCCAACCTGGCTAAATCTACTCATTGTCATTCATTCGTGCCCAGTCTGGTTCCACCGATCATCTATCAGCCTGTTTCACTCCTCTCTCCCACATATGCAGGCTAATTTTCCTCTACACTCAGTCCTGATGCCTGAAACAGTGACCATCTTTTGTTTCTGTAGGTGCTGTGCAACTCACCAAGCCTTTCCAACAATATCATTTGCTGGGAATTTCAGCAAGTGTTGCCACTTGCAACTCAATAGTTTAAACAGTTCCGTCAATTTAAGTTATGGCAAGTTAAAGTTAATTCATGGCAGGAGGGTTCTGACCCATTGAAAGCTTTTCCTACACTCTGTGGCAAATGGGACATTTTCAGTATCTATGAAAACCATAGGAATAGAAAGTGTATCCCGCTACAATTGCTTGTTATGAGTGATAATGATGATAAGCCACCGTGGGACATCAACGATACTTGAGCAGCAGCGAGGCAAGGGAGAATGAGAGATGTTAAATACAAAACAGAAGCAAAAATGAATGGCAAAGAAAACAATGGTGGAGGACAAATAGGACCAGAGCGTAAAAAATATGCTTGGAGTACTAATAATGTAAAATAggcaagttgaaaggcactgggCCTTAATGTGCAGAGCACCGGCGATAAAGAATatattaacaaaataaattgtttcTATTATAGAGACATGGCTGCATGGTGACCATGGATGAGAATTAAACATTCAGTTTTCAATACTCAGCAAGACAGAGAAAAAGTGAAAGATGTGATAACGTTTGTTAAGAAGGAAATCAATGCATTGACAAGTCCTGGCTTGCAAAATCACCATGTAGAATCTAAACGGAATGTATTGGCGTATTATTGTCatttttaccgaggtacagtgaaaagttttatttgcatgctgtccagtcaaatcatactatggagtacaatcaagccacacacaagtataacaggtagtgcagagaaaaatatcagaatgcagaatatattcTCTATAACTAGaacaatataatgttacagcaatGTACCATTTCAGTTACAAAGAAAACGTTCATGGTCTGCAATGAAGCAGGTATGTAAGATCGTGTCTACACTAGATTATGAGAGGACGGCTTGGTAGTCTGATATCAGTacagaagaaactgttcctgaacctggtgagtgggctttcaagcttttgtatttccTGCCTGACGGGAAAGTGAGAAGAGCGATTGGCTGGTGCGAAAATTATCTTTGGTTATGTTagtaatatagaaaataggtgcaggagtaggtcattcggcccttcgagccagcactgccattcgatatgatcatggctgatcatcgaaaatcagtaccccgttcctgctttctccctatatcaaTGTGCATTAGTGAACACAGACTCaactttgccctaagagctatatctcttgAATACTtgaatgttggctgctttcctgaggcagcatgaagtgtagattgaattgatggtggggagattgtctacgtgatggtctgggccatgTCCATAACATTCTTCAATTTTTTTGCAGTCTTGAGCAGAGCTACTGCCAAACCAAGTAGTGATTCATTGCGATCAGATGCTTTTTACGATGGAACTGTAGAAATTGATAAGTCTTTGGAGATATGCCAAACTTCCGTCGTCTTTGGAaggagaggcgttggtgtgctttcttggccatagcttcaatgtgattgttccaggacaaattgtttatGCTCAAAGTTTTCAACCATTTTcctttcagcaccattgatgctcaTTGTGGCATAtactccacctctcttccagagGTCAATAACTCTGTAATCTTGATAACATTGAGGTAGAGGTTATTGTCTCAAAAACATGTGACTACGCTCtctggaattaaacattaaatctaTGATGTACACAAAGGGTactaatgtaatcatggctgacttTAATCCATGTATAGATTTATTAAGCTAAATTAGCAATAACACTGTGAAGGAGAAATTCTTGGAGAGAGCATGTGATGGCTTTGCAGACTAATACATTGAGAAACCAACAAGAGAATTATGTATCAATGACTGGGTATGGTGCAATAAGCAAGAAAAAAATAATGATCTTGTTGTGTTTGGTCATTTAGAAAAGATTGACTAacataaaataattatttacaaAGATGAATGGATAGAATCTGAACTAAAGAAATTAGCAGGGTATGAAATACAGATTGGCTACAATTGGGTACTTTACAAAATGGGTTGGTGGAGAATAGGCAATGTTAATATTAGAAGAAAGTAAACTATTTGGGCACACTTGAGTCAGGAAAGAAGACTCTTTGTGGCTTACAAAAGACATTTGCAAAAGTATAAATCCAAAAAAGCGGCACATCAAATTGCCACAAAGTAAACATCAGGCCTGTGTACTGGAAGCGGTTTAGAATTCAGTAAAGGAAGTCATAAAGGTTGAATAAAagatgggcggcgcgactctcgtcagcagcggcctctgcactctgtccgcgttttattattttctgtctatgtttttatgtagtttttgttattgtttgttggggtgtgtgtgtgtggggggtgggggtggggacttttaaatctctccctgcacgggagacccgaccttttctcgtcgggtttccgttatcgttggggctgcaatgaggagcggcctccaacaggaagagaccggggactctggtgccgacgactcaccgtcgccgtcacggggctggccgagtccggagcaggtggagcggtggaggagcgctgctgctgctgcggcccgaccggagagtcggaggcttcaactgcaggtctgtggacggcggcaccgggagcccgcgggtccctggagggagaccgcttttcagggctctcgcaacgacgacttctcccgcccgagttgcgggggtcgaagagctcctggagctgggcctaacatcaccgccccgtgcggcttggaatggccgcgggactctgcaagcgcacgccgggggctctaacgacctcgcaccacccggcgtggctttaatggccacaggacaatcgccatcgccagccgggggctttgactctgactctgacatcgggggggggggggtaagagtgcagtggagagataagtttatttggccttccatcacagcaatgtgatggatgtttatgtaaattatgttgtgtcttgggtctatttgtctgtaatgtatggctgcagaaacggcatttcgttaggacctcaaggggtccaaatgacaattaaatgcatcttgtatcttgtattgtaTCTAGGTAAGAGATGGAATATGATGGTAAGCTTGCTGGGAGCGTAAAAATTAACAGTAAAATATGTGAAGACATAAAGATCAATGTCCCCTACTGTCAGAAACCGAGGGCATTATAATCGGAGACAGAGAAAAGCCAGAACAATTAAACACatactttgttttgttttccccAAGTGGGACAACAAATAACCTCCCAAATATGCTCAAGAATCAAAGATCCAGAAAAAGAGAGGAACAGATAGAATCTAATATTAATAAAAAGTGCCATGAAAATTGGAAGTCAACAAATCCCAAGGGCCACTGCTGAGTTGCAAAGGAATGTGCATTAGTGAACACACTCAACTTTATCCTCACCCTTTTTCGCCCTTGTTGATGAATTTCTGGACTTCCTTCACTCCTCGGCGTATCTGCTTCACTTTTGCAGCTAAAATGAAGTGAAAATTAAATGGAAGTAGATGTGGCTAAAGATCTTGGAATGGCAATATAACAGACAATAATCCTACCTCTCGCACACTTCCATATCCCTTGGAATAGTTTCACATATAAGTCCATTACATTGGATCAGCAGCTACTTTTCTTTCAACAGGTAGAATAAACAAGCACCACAAATGCCAATTATTTCTGAAAAGCTAAATTTGAAAGAGGGGGacaactacaaatgctggaatcttgagcaaaaatacaagctgttgggggaactcagcaggtcaggcagtacctgcAAAATTAAATTGACTTTTTAATTCCCTTCCCTATAATGACCTATTTGTCCTTGCCTCTTCACTGCCCGAATGAGGCCAAAGGCAAGCCAgaggaacacctcatattctgactCGGTAGACTTAAATctgatggtatgaatattgaattctccaatttcaggtaacctagGCCCTCCCCCAGTTCCTCCATCCATCCTTATCCTCTCACATACATCCTTCTTTCCCTCTACACACTGCTGTCTCTCACCCAGCTTCGGCACCTGcatcatctgcccatcatccagACACTGCTCTCATCCCCATTTCCCCACACCACCTCCCTTACCTTGTTCCCCATACTCAAACTTTCTTCCCACTAGATTTCATCAATGTCAAACCCTTGTTCATATGATCATAAgtggcaggagcagaattagaccattcggcctatcaagtctactctgccattcaatcatggctgatctatctctccctcctaaacccattgtcttgccttctccccataacctctgacacccatactataaAGCCCACCAATCacagacctattccttttctccagagatgctgccagacctgttgagttactccagctatttgtgtctatcttcggtgcaaaccagcaactgcagttccttcctacacattcatggCAGATCTCTCCCATCATATCCCCTCTACCTCAGCAAATAGCCGCAATAATTTCCATTCCTTAACAACCAGTCACTGCTCAAATGTCCCGCATCCCCACAATCTCACTCCTCGGCCAACTCCAAATCCTGCTCCTCACCCCCCCCAACTCTGGCTTCCCAGATGCACCCAACCCCAGATCCACTCAGCTCTCGCCAGACTTCCCCAACCCGACCCCTACACCCCAGCATCGCCCCGCCGCCCCCGTCCCTCACCTTTCTTCACGCATTTGTACAGCTTCTTGCTCAGCTTCCTCGATGCCAGCGGCTGCGCAATCGCATTGACATTCGCCACCAAGTCCTCATATGTTTTCTCAGGCTCGGGTTCTGGCTCCATCACGTCGTCCAGCTTCTCCTTCTTCACCTTTGGGGACTTCATGTTGTCCGCGGCCGCTCGCTCACTCACCACATGGCAGCGGGGGCGGGACATCCGGTCCGCGCCGCCCGTCACTGGAGGACGCGGCGCGATTCATGCGCTCGCACGTCAATCACGGTGGCGGGAAGTGACGCGCTGGAGGGGGGCGGGCGTTACCCTGGACTGGAGCAAGAGTTGTCTCCCAATGCCCAGGCAACTGATGAGTAAcacatctcccggttgctaaacactttaattctcctacacagacctttctgtcctcgttctcctccatcgtcagagtgaggctaaacgcaaattagaggaacagcatctcatatttcacttgggcagcttacagcccagtggtatgaatattgatttccctcacttcagatagccccggcattccctctctctctatccctctcccaaccaagtcacactagcttctcgtttttatccaacaacagcttacaatggcctgtttcctttattaaagTTACTTTTTTTGCGTACCTTTCATTCagtgttctttatttctacatcatctatatctctcgttttacTTTTCCCTGACtaccctgaagaagggtgcctTGTTGTGACCTTTCCccgagccaacaatgaaccattctacatttcttaaTCATCGTCTGGTTTGATCTGCCCTTTTCACaacttacccatccatatctctagtctccctttcccctgactctcagtgtgacgaagggtctcgacccaaaacgtcacctattccctttctccagagatgctgtcggacccactgagttactccagcttgtagcTATCTAGCAACTTCTtacacatcggcaagaccaagtgcagactaggccctcatttcgctgaacaccttcgctcagtccgccttggcctacgtgatctcctggttgccaaacactttagatAGTGTTGACGGGAATAGGCTAAGATAGACTGGAAAATGTTACTTAAAGGGTTAACGGTGGAAATGCAATGGCAACGATTTAAAGATAACATGGATGaagtacaacaattgttcatccctgtctggcgataAAATAGaacagggaaggcggctcaaccgtcaCTTACGAGGGAAATTAGgggtagtgttaaatccaaggaagaggcatataaattggcgagaggaagcagcga includes these proteins:
- the nhp2 gene encoding H/ACA ribonucleoprotein complex subunit 2-like protein, which produces MSRPRCHVVSERAAADNMKSPKVKKEKLDDVMEPEPEPEKTYEDLVANVNAIAQPLASRKLSKKLYKCVKKAAKVKQIRRGVKEVQKFINKGEKGIVVLAGDTMPIDVYSHLPVLCEDNSLPYAYIPSKMDLGAAAGTKRPTCAILIKSHDEYKESYAECLDEVQSLPQPV